A part of Bacteroidota bacterium genomic DNA contains:
- a CDS encoding SGNH/GDSL hydrolase family protein, which produces MKKIFCFILSLFSLCSYVNSQVALTPFVKGDRVVFAGNSITEHGYYESYIWLYYMLHFPQMRIEVFNGGVGGDVAKQIYARFDGDILPKKPTVLSVTFGMNDSRYFEYNKKGAEEQVRKSAVEESYNGFLQIQEKLLGLKNVKKIMMTTSPYDETMKNSQNYFPGKSLTIEQIAKFQLEAAKKNKWGFVDMLHPMTSINLREQKKNPEFTLTGPDRIHPGNGGHLVMAYLFLKAQGLAGKPVADMKIDAAKKKVVKSVNCTISHVFASGKSFSFDYLAKSLPFPIDTVGRVFMNPQKQCEALNLIPFTDEFNKEILSVTGLKGLKYRVSIDDKIIGSWSAGELAKGINLAVIKTTPQYIQASEIMDLNQQRHDMEWQTRNYYWVEYNFLKDKGLLFNDSEATRDTINKYAPTNGWLNAKKSDYEIIRVKQTREDFYKKMNGLVDEIYQKNAPKKHKITIKQI; this is translated from the coding sequence ATGAAAAAGATTTTTTGTTTTATCTTGTCCTTATTTTCCCTTTGTTCTTATGTTAATTCTCAGGTAGCCTTGACTCCTTTTGTAAAAGGCGACAGGGTTGTTTTTGCAGGAAATAGCATAACGGAACATGGGTATTACGAATCGTACATCTGGCTTTATTATATGCTTCATTTTCCTCAGATGAGAATAGAAGTTTTTAATGGTGGCGTTGGGGGCGATGTCGCCAAACAAATATATGCACGGTTCGATGGAGATATTTTGCCCAAAAAACCTACTGTACTGTCAGTAACTTTTGGTATGAATGACAGCCGTTATTTCGAATATAATAAAAAAGGAGCTGAAGAACAAGTAAGAAAATCTGCTGTTGAGGAATCCTATAATGGTTTTTTACAGATTCAGGAAAAGTTGTTAGGGCTAAAGAATGTAAAGAAGATTATGATGACCACCTCCCCTTATGACGAAACGATGAAAAACAGCCAGAATTATTTTCCGGGTAAAAGTTTAACCATTGAACAAATTGCAAAATTTCAGTTAGAGGCTGCCAAGAAAAACAAATGGGGATTTGTTGATATGCTGCATCCCATGACTTCGATAAATTTGAGGGAGCAGAAAAAGAATCCGGAATTCACTTTAACGGGTCCTGATCGTATCCACCCGGGGAATGGCGGGCACCTGGTGATGGCCTATTTGTTTTTGAAAGCACAAGGCCTGGCCGGTAAACCTGTTGCAGATATGAAGATCGATGCAGCTAAGAAAAAAGTGGTAAAGTCGGTCAATTGTACCATTTCTCATGTATTTGCATCAGGCAAAAGCTTTAGCTTCGATTACCTGGCAAAATCCTTGCCTTTTCCAATTGATACGGTAGGCAGGGTATTTATGAACCCTCAAAAACAGTGCGAAGCCTTAAACCTTATCCCCTTTACTGATGAATTTAACAAAGAAATTCTTTCGGTTACCGGTTTGAAAGGTTTAAAATATCGCGTCAGTATAGATGATAAAATTATCGGAAGCTGGTCGGCCGGCGAATTAGCTAAAGGCATAAATTTGGCGGTTATCAAAACAACACCCCAATATATTCAGGCTTCTGAAATTATGGATTTAAACCAGCAACGCCACGATATGGAATGGCAAACCAGAAATTATTATTGGGTTGAATATAATTTTCTTAAAGACAAAGGCTTGTTGTTTAATGATTCTGAAGCTACCCGCGATACAATAAATAAATATGCGCCAACAAATGGCTGGTTAAATGCTAAAAAATCCGATTATGAAATTATTCGCGTAAAGCAAACCAGAGAGGACTTTTATAAAAAGATGAACGGTCTTGTAGACGAAATCTATCAAAAGAACGCTCCTAAAAAGCATAAGATTACTATTAAACAGATTTAA